The Vibrio alginolyticus NBRC 15630 = ATCC 17749 genomic sequence CACATCATCGTGACCAAGCTTAGAGGTCGTTTTCACTTTCGCGATGCGATTTACGACATCCATACCCGCGGTCACTTTACCAAACACGGCGTAGCCCCAGCCTAGGTTGGTGGTTGCGGTGTGGTCTAGGAAATTATTGTCTTCCAAGTTAATGAAGAACTGTGCCGTTGCAGAGTGCGGTGCATCGGTACGCGCCATTGCGATAGTGCCAACAAGGTTCTTTAGACCACGGTTTGCTTCATTCGCGATCGGTGCGCGCGTTGGCTTTTCTGCCATGTCTTCGGTGTGACCGCCACCTTGGATCATAAAGCCATCGATAACGCGGTGGAAAATGGTGCCGTTGTAGAAGCCATCTTCACAGTATTTTTTGAAGTTCTTTGAGCTAACTGGCGCTCGTTCTAGGTTCAGTTCAATCTCGATGTCACCGAAATTGGTGGTCATAATAATCATCTGGTTTGCCCTTGTAGGTGCTAAGTTGGCGGCATTATAGCTAAGTCGTATGAGGATAGCAGAAATAAAAACAGCGACTTTTTGGCGCCGCTGTTTGCATGGTGAATGGGTGAGGAAAGCGTTAAACCGTAAAGCGACCGACCAAGTCGTACAGCTCGTTAGCTTTGTGGTTAAGGTTGCCACTGCCTGCGCGGTTTTGGTTGGCAAGGTGCGCCGATTGGCTGCTTTGTTGAGAGATGACTTCGATGCGTTGTGAAATCTCTTGCCCAACTTGGCTTTGCTCTTCGGTTGCCGTTGCGATAAGCGTGTTCATGTCCATGATGTTAGCAATTGCGGCTTGGATTTCTTGCAGTGCGGCAGAGGCAGCTCGTGCTTCCTCAACCGTTGCTTCACCACGCGCTTGGCTTGAACCCATGGCTTTCACTGCCGCATCCGAGCCAGACTTCAACTGCTCAATCATTTGGTGAATTTCGCCTGTGCTGTCTTGAGTGCGACTCGCCAGTTTACGGACCTCATCGGCAACGACTGCGAAGCCGCGACCTTGTTCGCCTGCACGGGCTGCTTCAATGGCTGCGTTCAGTGCCAATAGGTTGGTTTGCTCGGCGATGTCTTGAATCACTTCTAGCGAAGAAGAAATGTTCTGTACATCGCTCTCTAAACGAGAAATCACCGTG encodes the following:
- a CDS encoding peptidylprolyl isomerase, which encodes MIIMTTNFGDIEIELNLERAPVSSKNFKKYCEDGFYNGTIFHRVIDGFMIQGGGHTEDMAEKPTRAPIANEANRGLKNLVGTIAMARTDAPHSATAQFFINLEDNNFLDHTATTNLGWGYAVFGKVTAGMDVVNRIAKVKTTSKLGHDDVPCDPIIIEKVTISE